Proteins found in one Luteimonas chenhongjianii genomic segment:
- a CDS encoding TRAP transporter large permease, producing MGIAILFIVFALLLVLGVPVAFALAAAALATLLYLDLPSIVLVQQVSAGIGSASLIAIPLFIFAGEIMMRGGISERLISLASSLVGRMRGGLGQVSILSSLFFGGVSGSAIADVSAVGGTMIPQMVKRGYDRDFAVNVSITAALVALLVPPSHNLILFTAAAGGGLSIADLFAAGIAPALLMTVVLMFTGYLVARHRGYGVEIFPGWRAVLLRLVSALPGLGLVALIFVGIRMGIFTAVESAAIAVVYALLVTVILYRQLRLAEFRATIVHAARSTGVILFVIATASVFGWLLAYLQVPSAAVEFLQSFAHSKLAVLLMIILVLLLLGTFMDLAPLILICTPIFLPVARAYGIDPIHFGLVLVLAGGLGLVTPPVGSVLFIGTAIGKITVGESMRTIWPFWIAGLVVLLIVALFPGLSLWLPGVLRG from the coding sequence ATGGGAATCGCGATTCTGTTCATCGTCTTCGCCCTGCTGCTGGTGCTCGGCGTACCGGTCGCTTTCGCGCTTGCCGCTGCGGCGCTGGCGACGCTGCTCTATCTCGACCTGCCGTCCATCGTGCTGGTCCAGCAGGTCTCGGCCGGCATCGGCTCGGCCTCGCTGATCGCGATCCCGCTCTTCATCTTCGCCGGCGAAATCATGATGCGCGGCGGCATCTCGGAGCGGCTGATCTCGCTGGCGTCCTCGCTGGTCGGACGCATGCGCGGCGGACTGGGACAGGTTTCGATCCTGTCTTCGCTGTTCTTCGGCGGTGTGTCGGGTTCGGCAATCGCCGACGTATCGGCGGTTGGCGGCACGATGATTCCGCAGATGGTCAAGCGCGGCTACGACCGTGACTTCGCGGTCAACGTCAGCATCACCGCGGCGCTGGTCGCGCTGCTGGTGCCGCCTTCGCACAACCTGATCCTGTTCACTGCAGCGGCTGGCGGCGGACTGTCGATTGCCGATCTGTTCGCCGCGGGCATCGCGCCGGCGCTGCTGATGACGGTCGTGCTGATGTTCACCGGCTATCTGGTGGCGCGTCATCGCGGCTACGGCGTGGAGATCTTCCCGGGCTGGCGCGCTGTGCTGCTGCGCCTGGTATCGGCGCTGCCGGGCCTCGGGCTCGTCGCACTGATCTTCGTCGGTATCCGCATGGGGATCTTCACCGCGGTGGAGAGTGCGGCGATCGCGGTGGTCTATGCGCTGCTGGTCACCGTGATCCTCTACCGCCAGCTGCGCCTGGCCGAGTTCCGCGCGACCATCGTCCATGCCGCGCGCAGCACCGGTGTGATCCTGTTCGTGATCGCGACGGCGTCGGTATTCGGCTGGCTGCTGGCCTACCTTCAGGTGCCGTCGGCTGCGGTCGAGTTCCTGCAGTCGTTCGCGCACAGCAAGCTCGCCGTGCTGCTGATGATCATCCTGGTCCTGCTGCTGCTGGGCACCTTCATGGACCTGGCGCCGCTGATCCTGATCTGCACGCCCATCTTCCTGCCGGTCGCCCGCGCCTACGGCATCGATCCGATCCACTTCGGCCTGGTGCTGGTACTCGCTGGCGGCCTGGGACTGGTGACGCCGCCGGTGGGCTCGGTGCTGTTCATCGGCACGGCGATCGGCAAGATCACCGTCGGCGAGAGCATGCGCACGATCTGGCCGTTCTGGATTGCAGGTCTGGTGGTGCTGCTCATCGTGGCGCTGTTCCCGGGTCTGTCGTTGTGGCTGCCGGGGGTGCTGCGCGGCTGA
- a CDS encoding TRAP transporter small permease, giving the protein MSEDTILAPDEAAKSALDRLADAVIAIAATALFGLVIVQGWQVFARYVMNDSPSWTEPVTLLLLSIAMSLGAAAGVHTRRHFGFFLLQEHMRPTIRKLVDLLIPGVVVAIGAVVAYWGAVLLLDGLHIKAAGASLPQSINYLPLSLGGALMVVFALNQLVGVLRAPSAGEGR; this is encoded by the coding sequence ATGTCCGAAGACACGATCCTCGCGCCTGACGAGGCCGCCAAGAGTGCGCTCGACCGCCTGGCCGACGCCGTCATCGCCATTGCCGCCACCGCCCTGTTCGGGCTGGTGATCGTGCAGGGCTGGCAGGTGTTCGCCCGCTATGTGATGAATGACTCGCCAAGCTGGACCGAGCCGGTAACGTTGCTGCTGCTGAGCATCGCGATGAGCCTCGGCGCCGCGGCCGGCGTGCATACCCGCCGCCATTTCGGCTTCTTCCTGCTGCAGGAACACATGCGGCCGACGATCCGGAAACTCGTGGATCTGCTGATCCCCGGCGTGGTCGTCGCCATCGGTGCGGTCGTCGCCTACTGGGGCGCGGTGCTGCTGCTCGACGGCCTGCACATCAAGGCCGCCGGCGCATCGCTTCCGCAGAGCATCAACTACCTGCCGCTGTCGCTCGGTGGCGCGCTGATGGTCGTGTTCGCACTCAATCAACTCGTTGGCGTGCTGCGCGCCCCGTCGGCCGGGGAGGGCCGCTGA
- a CDS encoding TRAP transporter substrate-binding protein has translation MTTRRAFLAGLGAACAAPLLPSALRADDAATVLTATDVHVSNYPTVEAVRWIGEVLERETGGRVRLRQYHSGQLGREAEAIDMARFGAIDMTRVYSGALNNAFPLTTALCLPYAFDSVAHMRHALDSGVAQTVLDGFGSRDLVGLAVYDSGARCFYNTRHPIVTPKDLQGLKLRVASSDMFIELVRLLGANPTPMSLGDTFSGMETHMIDGAENNMRSFHSSRHFEAARYWSQSEHSYAPDILLISRRSLDALRPSDRDLLIDTARASVSQMRRLWDESEGAARQQVAEYGIELNEVDMDAFRSAAQPIRERYLRQPELQTLYRRIRDLA, from the coding sequence ATGACGACGCGCCGCGCCTTCCTCGCAGGACTCGGCGCGGCCTGTGCTGCGCCACTTCTGCCGAGCGCACTTCGTGCCGACGATGCGGCCACGGTGCTGACCGCCACCGATGTGCACGTGTCCAACTATCCGACCGTCGAAGCCGTGCGCTGGATCGGCGAGGTGCTCGAACGCGAGACCGGCGGCCGTGTGCGGCTGCGGCAGTACCATTCGGGCCAGCTGGGCCGCGAAGCGGAAGCGATCGACATGGCGCGCTTCGGCGCGATCGACATGACCCGTGTGTATTCGGGCGCGCTCAACAACGCGTTTCCGCTGACCACCGCGCTGTGCCTGCCCTATGCGTTCGATTCCGTCGCGCACATGCGCCACGCGCTCGACAGCGGCGTGGCGCAGACCGTGCTCGATGGCTTCGGCTCCCGTGATCTCGTCGGTCTCGCGGTCTACGACAGCGGCGCGCGCTGCTTCTACAACACCCGCCATCCGATCGTCACCCCGAAGGACCTGCAAGGGCTGAAGCTGCGCGTCGCCTCGTCGGACATGTTCATCGAACTGGTTCGCCTGCTCGGCGCGAATCCCACGCCGATGTCGCTGGGCGACACGTTCTCCGGCATGGAGACGCACATGATCGACGGCGCCGAGAACAACATGCGCAGCTTCCATTCCAGCCGTCATTTCGAGGCCGCGCGTTACTGGTCGCAGAGCGAGCACTCCTATGCGCCCGACATTCTGCTGATCTCGCGGCGCTCGCTCGATGCACTGCGTCCCTCCGACCGCGACCTGTTGATCGACACCGCGCGCGCGTCGGTTTCGCAGATGCGGCGGTTGTGGGACGAGTCCGAAGGCGCCGCGCGCCAGCAGGTCGCCGAGTACGGTATCGAGTTGAACGAGGTCGACATGGATGCCTTCCGCAGCGCGGCGCAGCCGATCCGTGAGCGCTACCTCCGGCAGCCGGAACTCCAGACCCTCTACCGTCGCATCCGCGACCTCGCCTGA
- a CDS encoding 2-keto-4-pentenoate hydratase encodes MAGPDTPDASADAKRPIVDAFLRARRAGEALAEFPGTIPETLVDAYGVQDSAIAEWGDELVGWKVGYIAPERRDSSGDDRLLGPVFRRNLQQVGDDLRIAVFAGGFGAIEAEYVLRLDADAPADKTEWTPEEAAALPATLFVGLEVASSPLATINQLGPLVVVSDFGNNNGLVVGAEIPQWTRLDDAALRVESRIDDVVVGTGGATTLPGGLRQAFAFALSRSARRGRPLKRGELIATGNATGIHDILPGQRARLVFEGHGEIVATVEAAGAAGTGAA; translated from the coding sequence ATCGCGGGTCCGGACACGCCGGACGCATCCGCGGACGCGAAACGACCCATCGTCGACGCATTCCTGCGCGCGCGGCGGGCAGGTGAGGCGCTCGCAGAATTCCCCGGAACGATTCCCGAAACGCTTGTCGATGCCTACGGCGTGCAGGACTCGGCGATCGCCGAATGGGGCGACGAACTCGTCGGCTGGAAGGTGGGATATATCGCCCCCGAACGCCGCGATTCCTCCGGGGACGACCGCCTGCTGGGCCCGGTCTTCCGCCGCAATCTGCAACAGGTCGGCGACGACCTGCGTATCGCCGTCTTCGCGGGCGGCTTCGGCGCGATCGAAGCGGAATATGTGCTGCGCCTGGACGCCGATGCGCCGGCCGACAAGACCGAGTGGACACCCGAAGAGGCCGCGGCCCTGCCGGCGACACTGTTCGTCGGGCTGGAAGTCGCCAGCAGTCCGCTGGCCACGATCAACCAGCTCGGCCCGCTGGTGGTGGTTTCCGATTTCGGCAACAACAACGGTCTGGTGGTCGGCGCGGAGATTCCGCAGTGGACCCGGCTCGACGACGCCGCCCTGCGCGTCGAGAGCCGTATCGATGATGTCGTCGTCGGCACCGGCGGTGCGACCACCCTGCCCGGTGGACTGCGGCAGGCGTTCGCGTTCGCACTGTCGCGCTCGGCGCGACGCGGCCGCCCGCTCAAGCGCGGCGAACTGATCGCGACCGGAAATGCCACCGGCATCCACGACATCCTGCCGGGCCAGCGCGCACGGCTGGTGTTCGAGGGGCATGGCGAGATCGTTGCCACCGTCGAGGCCGCGGGCGCGGCCGGGACTGGTGCTGCATGA
- a CDS encoding alpha/beta hydrolase, with the protein MGRFSITFARCLMLAPLLAGSAWAATPAREDTAPILRLWPDTPRVAPRITERSDDPALPDRIIEDVRDPYLVVYRPARRNGIALLVTPGGGYARIVLDKEGTALVPQFVDAAGFTLFVLRYRLPDAVHGEGADAPLVDAQRAMRLIRAQAADYGIDPQRVGVMGFSAGGHVAARLATTPETLYRVTDGADAQSARPDFALLVYPVSSMHAPLAHAGSRDRLLAASGGSADQAVLDRLSPELQLGPGTPPLFLLHAQDDDVVPVGNALALHAAALRAGVPAALHVFPRGGHGFGTRGATGALARWPQLAIDWIHEQTPGP; encoded by the coding sequence ATGGGGCGATTTTCAATAACGTTCGCGCGGTGCCTGATGCTGGCGCCGCTGCTTGCCGGCAGCGCCTGGGCGGCGACCCCGGCGCGGGAAGACACCGCGCCCATCCTGCGGCTGTGGCCGGACACGCCCCGGGTCGCGCCGCGGATCACTGAACGCAGCGATGATCCCGCGCTGCCCGACCGGATCATCGAGGATGTCCGCGACCCCTATCTCGTCGTCTACAGGCCCGCGCGCCGGAACGGCATCGCGCTGCTGGTGACACCGGGCGGCGGCTATGCCCGCATCGTGCTGGACAAGGAAGGCACGGCGCTCGTCCCGCAGTTCGTGGACGCGGCGGGCTTCACCCTGTTCGTGCTGCGCTATCGCCTGCCCGATGCCGTCCACGGCGAAGGCGCGGACGCGCCGCTGGTCGATGCCCAGCGCGCGATGCGCCTGATCCGGGCGCAGGCGGCCGACTACGGCATCGATCCGCAGCGCGTCGGCGTCATGGGTTTCTCGGCCGGCGGCCATGTCGCGGCGCGACTGGCGACGACCCCCGAGACCCTCTACCGCGTGACCGACGGCGCCGACGCGCAATCGGCGCGTCCGGACTTCGCCCTGCTGGTCTATCCAGTGAGCTCGATGCACGCGCCGCTCGCGCATGCCGGCTCCCGCGATCGGCTGCTGGCCGCCAGCGGCGGAAGCGCCGATCAGGCCGTGCTCGACCGCCTGTCTCCGGAACTGCAACTCGGACCCGGGACGCCGCCACTGTTCCTGCTGCATGCGCAGGACGACGACGTCGTGCCGGTGGGCAATGCCCTTGCCCTGCATGCGGCGGCTTTGCGTGCCGGCGTACCGGCCGCTTTGCACGTCTTTCCCCGCGGCGGGCATGGCTTCGGGACCCGCGGCGCAACCGGCGCTCTGGCCCGATGGCCACAGCTCGCCATCGACTGGATCCACGAACAGACCCCAGGCCCATGA
- a CDS encoding carboxylesterase/lipase family protein codes for MTTAPFDPRRRHWLRVGAATAAIAALPLGLARAQPRTTVARTRSGQIGGQIEDGVHVFRGVPYGADTAARRWQPALRETRWRGVRDAHAYGPSAPQRGGEGPGSEDCLRVNVWTPALRDGARRPILVYIHGGGFTTGSGSDPLYDGGALCRHGDVVVVTLNHRLNAFGYLHLRDLGDASFAHAGNVGQLDLIQALEWVHAHADEFGGDAGNVTVFGQSGGGAKIATLMAMPAARGLFHRAWTMSGQQVTAAGPRAATQRAELFLGELGVAPGELERLRTLPMQALLDAQRVRDPSRVENSALYFGPVVDTVTLPRHPFWPEAPPQSADIPMVIGNTRDETRAFLGNDPDNFSLTWDALPAKLRTQQFVDLDPAVVIAEYRRLYPGYSPSEVFFAATTAGRSWRGAVEELEVRAAQGRNTWAYQLDWHPRTEEGRRSRAFHTLDIPLVFDTVQLPSARTGNDDDARRMAATMRDALLAFARSGDPSHAGMPAWAPYSMAARETMVFDTPSRLEHDPRGGERRLYQQAPFLQRGTQ; via the coding sequence ATGACCACAGCCCCGTTCGATCCCCGGCGCCGCCACTGGTTGCGCGTTGGCGCGGCCACTGCCGCCATCGCCGCCCTCCCCCTCGGGCTTGCCCGGGCGCAGCCACGCACCACCGTCGCGCGCACGCGCAGCGGGCAAATCGGTGGGCAGATCGAGGACGGCGTCCATGTGTTCCGCGGCGTCCCCTATGGCGCCGACACCGCGGCGCGCCGCTGGCAACCGGCACTGCGCGAGACGCGCTGGCGCGGCGTGCGCGATGCGCACGCATACGGACCATCGGCGCCGCAACGCGGCGGCGAGGGTCCGGGCAGCGAGGACTGCCTGCGCGTCAATGTCTGGACCCCGGCCCTGCGCGACGGTGCGCGTCGCCCGATCCTGGTCTACATCCACGGCGGCGGGTTCACCACCGGCTCGGGCAGTGACCCGCTCTACGACGGCGGCGCGCTGTGCCGGCATGGCGACGTGGTCGTGGTCACACTGAATCATCGGCTCAATGCCTTCGGTTACCTGCACCTGCGCGACCTCGGAGATGCCTCGTTCGCGCACGCCGGCAATGTCGGCCAGCTCGATCTGATCCAGGCGCTGGAATGGGTGCACGCGCACGCGGACGAATTCGGCGGAGATGCCGGCAATGTCACCGTGTTCGGGCAATCCGGTGGCGGCGCGAAAATCGCCACGCTGATGGCGATGCCGGCCGCGCGCGGATTGTTCCACCGCGCCTGGACGATGAGTGGCCAGCAGGTCACCGCCGCCGGTCCACGTGCGGCGACGCAACGCGCCGAGCTCTTTCTCGGCGAGCTGGGCGTTGCACCGGGCGAACTGGAACGCCTGCGCACGCTCCCCATGCAGGCACTGCTCGACGCGCAACGCGTGCGCGACCCCTCGCGCGTCGAGAACAGTGCGCTGTACTTCGGGCCCGTGGTCGACACGGTCACCCTGCCGCGCCACCCATTCTGGCCGGAAGCGCCGCCGCAGTCGGCCGACATCCCGATGGTGATCGGCAACACGCGCGACGAAACCCGCGCCTTCCTCGGCAACGATCCGGACAACTTCTCGCTGACTTGGGACGCGCTGCCGGCGAAGCTGCGCACGCAGCAGTTCGTCGATCTCGACCCGGCGGTGGTGATAGCCGAGTACCGGCGCCTGTATCCGGGCTACTCGCCGTCGGAAGTGTTCTTCGCCGCGACCACCGCGGGCCGCTCCTGGCGCGGCGCGGTCGAGGAGCTCGAAGTGCGCGCCGCGCAGGGCCGCAACACCTGGGCCTACCAGCTGGACTGGCATCCGCGCACCGAAGAAGGCAGGCGCAGCCGGGCCTTCCACACCCTCGACATCCCGTTGGTGTTCGACACGGTGCAGCTGCCGTCGGCGCGCACCGGCAATGACGATGACGCACGACGCATGGCTGCGACGATGCGCGATGCGCTGCTGGCCTTCGCCCGCAGCGGCGATCCCAGCCATGCCGGGATGCCCGCATGGGCGCCGTATTCGATGGCCGCCCGCGAGACGATGGTGTTCGATACGCCCTCGCGGCTCGAGCACGATCCCCGTGGCGGCGAGCGCAGGCTCTACCAGCAGGCGCCCTTCCTGCAGCGCGGTACGCAGTGA
- a CDS encoding rhamnogalacturonan acetylesterase, with protein sequence MRPPVTPIRASKIVLVGDSTTAVQGGWGGAFCDRHVASFLACINLARGGRSTYNYRAEGSWDIALHEMRAGPFEAVYVLVQFGHNDQPGKPGRSTDLASEYPDNLRRYVAEIRAAGAQPVLVTPLTRRQFEGGRLLDDLAAWAEATRAVARELDVPLVDLHARSRDLVQGMGPVLAMRTAQRPAAPEQVVAAQAGTTIGAPPQTAPAATVATAGRPAPAGAQDNAATEPMGQAKLAFDYTHLGPEGAALFAAIVADELAQQVPALRRNLIP encoded by the coding sequence ATGCGTCCACCGGTCACACCGATCCGCGCCAGCAAGATCGTGCTCGTCGGCGATTCCACGACTGCGGTGCAGGGCGGATGGGGTGGCGCGTTCTGCGATCGCCACGTGGCTTCGTTCCTGGCCTGCATCAATCTCGCCCGCGGTGGCCGCAGTACCTACAACTACCGCGCCGAGGGCTCGTGGGACATCGCGCTGCACGAAATGCGCGCCGGGCCGTTCGAGGCGGTCTACGTGCTGGTGCAGTTCGGCCACAACGACCAGCCGGGCAAGCCGGGCCGCTCGACCGATCTGGCGAGCGAATATCCCGACAACCTGCGCCGCTATGTCGCCGAAATCCGCGCCGCCGGTGCGCAGCCGGTGCTGGTGACCCCGCTCACGCGTCGCCAGTTCGAAGGCGGCCGCCTGCTCGACGATCTCGCGGCCTGGGCCGAAGCGACGCGCGCAGTCGCGCGTGAGCTCGACGTGCCGCTGGTCGACCTGCATGCGCGCAGCCGCGATCTGGTGCAGGGCATGGGTCCGGTGCTGGCGATGCGCACCGCGCAGCGTCCGGCCGCGCCCGAACAGGTCGTCGCCGCGCAGGCAGGAACGACGATCGGCGCACCTCCCCAGACTGCGCCTGCCGCGACTGTGGCGACTGCAGGCAGGCCTGCGCCGGCCGGCGCCCAGGACAACGCCGCCACCGAGCCGATGGGACAGGCCAAGCTCGCCTTCGATTACACGCATCTCGGCCCGGAAGGCGCCGCACTGTTCGCGGCGATCGTCGCCGACGAGCTCGCGCAGCAGGTGCCGGCGCTGCGACGCAACCTGATTCCCTGA